CCCTATAATGCGTATTCACAGTAGACAGGAGTCGGTGCATGGAGCAGGAAGGACAGTGGGTCCAGGCGGCGCTGGAAGGTGACCAGCACGCCTTTGGCCGACTGGTGGATGCATACAAAGGACCTGTGTACAACATCTGTTTCCGTATGCTGGGGAACCAGGCTGATGCCGAGGATGCAGCTCAAGAGACCTTTGTCCGCATCTACACTCGGCTCAGATCCTATGACCCTCAGCAGAGGCTGTCTTCGTGGATCCTGGCTGTCGCCTCGCACTATTGCATTGACCGACTACGACGCCAGCGCATCAAGTGGTTTTCTCTCGACGACCTGCTTCCGGTCCAGGAGCTGCAGGATGAGGCAGACCAGCCCGAGACGGTGTTGCTGCAAAGCGAGCGCACCAGCGAGGTACAGTCATTGCTTCAGTCTCTGCCTCCCGAATATCGCCTGGTGATCGCTCTGCGGTACTGGCACGACCTTTCCTATGAGGAAATTGCCAAGACGGTCGGCGCGACCGAGAGTGCGGTCAAGTCCAGGCTGCATCGCGCCAGAGAGATGCTGGCCCAGCAGGCTATGGCCAGGAGACTGCCAGTAGTCCGGCAGGATAGCGCTCGCTGCAACGGAGAGAGGGTGATAACCAATGTCGTGCTCTAGATGGAGCGAATGGATGTCGCTGCGGCTGGACGGGCTGCTGACTCAGGAGGAGGAGCTGGCTCTCCAGACTCACCTGGGGTCCTGTCAGGCATGCCAGGAGCAGTGGGAGGCCATGCTATGGACATCTTCTCTTCTGGCGACGGAGCTCGCCGCCGTACCGCCGAGCACCTTTGCCGCCAGGGTGCAACACCTACTCCAGCAGCGAAAGCTTGGCCGTCAGCGCGCCATTGGAGTTCTCAAGGTATGTTTGGGTTCGGTTGGCGCGTGGAGCGCTGCCGCGGTCGTTGCAGTGGTAACGGTGGCCGCCCTGTGGACTCCGGCGCGGATCCTGGCCGTTGACCTCGGAGTTCCGCTTCTCGCCGACGCACTTGCGTTCACCACAATGTTCGCCCGGGCAGGACTGTCCGGACTGAGGGCTCTCTGCACCACTTCTACCGCGGTGACCCTGTTTGGCTACACCGGTCTGGCCATTGCCCTGACGGCCAGTTGGGTGATTGTTGTGGCGCGATTTCGCCACAGTATGGCTACGGATTCGGACTAGGAGACTGGAATGAGAAAGCCACTGGTACTGCTTCTTGCCGTCGTTTTGTTTGCTGCCTCGGGCATCACCGTTTGGGCCGACGATGGTGATGGTCAGGCCGTGCTTCCCGGTCAGAATGTAGTTGTCAGACCGGGGGAAGTGATGCGCGGCGACCTGGCCGTCATCGGCGGCGACCTGGAGCTGCAGCAGGGTGGGCGAGTGAACGGCGACGTAGTTGTGCTTGGTGGCGGCGCCGTCATCGATGGCGAGATCGATGGGAACCTGGCCGTGCTCGGTGGGACGGTCGACCTGCGCTCTCACGCCCGGGTGGGCGGCGACCTGTTCACCCTGGGGGCTACGGTCACGCGCGATCCTGCTGCCATTATCGAAGGCCAGACGGTCGAGTCCTTCCGCGGCCGCTTGCCCCGGCTGCCCGAGATTCCTGAGAATCCCGACTGGCAGCCGACAGGGCCCCTGCCACGCAGCTACTGGGAGCCGGCCGATATCCTTGGCCGTTTCATTGGCTTTGTGCTCAGTACGATGGCCATGATCGCTCTGGGAATACTGCTGGTGATGCTGCTCCCCAGACCAACTGAGACGGTCGAGGCTGCTGTGGCCGGAGCCTTCATACCCAGCCTCGCCCTGGGCGTTCTGACCTTTCTTGTCCTGATCGTCCTGGTGCCGCTGCTCATTCTGATCTGCATCGGCATTCCGGTCGCGGTATTGTTGGTAATGGCCGCTGTCGCCGCTGCCGCCTTCGGTTGGTCTGCTGCCGGCATCTGGCTCGGGCGGCGCCTGCTCACCCAACTAAAGGGCCAACCTCAGCCTGTCATCGCGGCTGTCATCGGCATCACCGTGCTCACGGCCCTATCGCAGCTTCCCTGCCTGGGCTGGATGCTGGGCGCGGTGACCGGCGCTGCCGGACTGGGCGCAGTTGTCCTGACCCGCTTCGGCACAGCACCATACCCGCGACCTACCGCTCCGGTCACACCTCTCGAACCGCCACCCCCCGTGCCCGGTGAGTCAACGGGTCTCTAGCTGCGATAACCGCCAAGGGGCTGGCCGTGGTTGGCCAGCCCCTTTTGCATCCTGGCGGGTTGACCTGGTTCGGCCACATCATATAATCACCACAGGTAGAGTAGGAATCTCGTTCGCCAGGAGGGTGAGATGTTCAAGTTTGCCTCTGATGAATGGGTCCAGGCGCTCAAGCAAGCCATCAACTCCAGCCCTGCCTATGCCGAGGCAGCCAAGACGTGGGAAGGCGATTTCTACTTCATCGTTGAGCCAAGCGGTCCCGTCGTCCAGGAACTGGTGATGTACATGGACCTCTGGCACGGCGAGTGCCGCGAGGCCCAGACGTACCCCGACCGCAGCGCGAAACAACCCGCCTTTGTGATCAGCGCCCCGTTGCCGGTCTGGCGCAAGGTCATCGACAAAAAGCTGGACCCCATCCAGGGAATGATGACTCGTCAGATCAAGCTGCAGGGCGACATGGTCAAGATCATGAAAGCGGTAAAAGCGGCCAAGGAACTCGTGGAGTGTACCACCCGTGTGCCCACGCAGTTTCCCGAGTAGCCGGTAGGGGCTGGCGATGTGGTACTTTAACAGTCCCCTGGTCGTTTTTGGCGAAGATGCCCTGAACGAACTGGTAGCCATCCAGGGTCATCGCGCCTTTGTGGTCACCGATTCGACGCTCCTCAAGCTCGGTCATGTGGACCGGGTCACTGCCAGGCTCAAAGAGGCGGGGCTAGAGGTGCGCGTCTTTGCGGAAGTGGAGCCCGATCCGTCGCTCGAGACAGTGAAGCGTGGCGCCGCGCAGATGGCCGACTTTGGTCCGGACTGGATAGTCGGGCTGGGCGGCGGCTCCTGCATGGATGCCGCCAAGGCGATGTGGGTGCTCTATGAGCATCCGGAGATGGTCCCTGAAGAGATCAACCCGGTGGTTCCTCTGGTTCTGCGCCAGAAGGCCCGGTTGATCACCATTCCAACCACCAGCGGCACCGGGGCCGAAGCCACCTGGGCCATCATTCTCACGGACACAGCAGAAAACCGCAAGCTCGCTCTGGGCTCACGAGAGAACATGGCTGACATCGCCATCGTTGATCCGGTATTCGTCGCCGCCTTGCCACCGCAGGTGACCGCCGATACCGGCATGGACGTCCTCACCCACGCGGTCGAAGGCTACACCACGAGCTGGCACAACGATTTCTGCGATGGCCTGTGCCTCAAAGCAATTCAACTGGTCATGGATTACCTTCCCCGGGCCGTTCTGGTCGGCACCGATCCGGAGGCCCGCGAACGAATGCACAACGCCGCCACC
The Chloroflexi bacterium ADurb.Bin180 DNA segment above includes these coding regions:
- a CDS encoding SCP-2 sterol transfer family protein, producing MFKFASDEWVQALKQAINSSPAYAEAAKTWEGDFYFIVEPSGPVVQELVMYMDLWHGECREAQTYPDRSAKQPAFVISAPLPVWRKVIDKKLDPIQGMMTRQIKLQGDMVKIMKAVKAAKELVECTTRVPTQFPE
- the sigW_2 gene encoding ECF RNA polymerase sigma factor SigW, which produces MEQEGQWVQAALEGDQHAFGRLVDAYKGPVYNICFRMLGNQADAEDAAQETFVRIYTRLRSYDPQQRLSSWILAVASHYCIDRLRRQRIKWFSLDDLLPVQELQDEADQPETVLLQSERTSEVQSLLQSLPPEYRLVIALRYWHDLSYEEIAKTVGATESAVKSRLHRAREMLAQQAMARRLPVVRQDSARCNGERVITNVVL
- the adhE_1 gene encoding Aldehyde-alcohol dehydrogenase: MWYFNSPLVVFGEDALNELVAIQGHRAFVVTDSTLLKLGHVDRVTARLKEAGLEVRVFAEVEPDPSLETVKRGAAQMADFGPDWIVGLGGGSCMDAAKAMWVLYEHPEMVPEEINPVVPLVLRQKARLITIPTTSGTGAEATWAIILTDTAENRKLALGSRENMADIAIVDPVFVAALPPQVTADTGMDVLTHAVEGYTTSWHNDFCDGLCLKAIQLVMDYLPRAVLVGTDPEARERMHNAATIAGLGFGNALAAMAHAMGHSLGAVFHTPHGRAVGLVLPYTVEFTGLTAPDRYADIVRFLGLGGSVADAPRLLAERIRSLAREIRQPLSLQDAGITRTQFEAALPKLVQNAENDATLVASARIPDSGELSRLYACVMEGRAVDF